Within the Desulfuromonadales bacterium genome, the region GAAAAGCTCCCCTTCGTCATTCAGTACAACAAACGCGACCTGCCCAATGTAACCAGCGTCGATGAATTACGCAATCTGCTCAACCCCGACAGTGTCCCCGAGTTCGAGGCCTGCGCCACCACCGGCGAGGGCGTGTTCGAGACACTCAAGGCGGTGGCCAAGCAGATCCTCATCGACCTGAAAAAAGGTGGCGGATAAATAGCTCGACAGTTGGGGAGCAAGCCCGTGTAGCCGTCGCTCTGACGGTTGTTTCAGCGGTTCCTGCACCCCTGCATCACGAGAAAAGGCCATCCGCTCGAATATGCTTCTGAGCTTCGCGCTGTAGGTTTCCACGCCGGCGAGCTTGCGGTAGACCTCGCCCATCGCCTGTTCGATTTTCTGACAGTCGTTCAGGTAATCTCTCATCACTCATCTCCCGGCAGCCGGGGAGCCGGCCTTTTCGAAAACGGCCGTAAACCAGAAGGTCGAGCCCGCTCCCACCGTACTCTCCGCGCCGATCTTGCCATCGAAAAGCTCCACCAGCTTTTTGCAGATGGAAAGCCCGAGACCCGTCCCCCCGTACTTGCGGCCGGTTTCAGAATGGGCCTGCACGAAAGGGTTGAAGATGTCGGCGAGATGCTTTTCCGAAATGCCGATGCCGGTGTCCTGAATTTCAAAACGCAGCCGTACCCTGGTCTCGTCCTCCGCTTCCAGCCTGACCCCGATTCTGACCTCTCCCCGCTCAGTAAACCGGATGGCATTCCCGGCCAGGTTGGTGACGATCTGATGCAGCCGGCCCGGGTCCCCGCACACCACCGTCGGCACCTCGGGTGCCAGCAGGGTGAAAAGCCCGAGCCCCTTCTCCTGCGCAGCATGGGCCAGCAGGGTAGTGACGCCGTTGAGAGTCTCTTGCAGGTCGAAATCGACCACCTCGAACCGCATGTGTTCGGCCTCGATTTTTGCCAGATCGAGGCTGTCGTTGATGAGAGCGAGGAGGTTCTTGCCGCAGCGCAGCACGATTTCAGCATACTCCCGCTGCTCCCAAGTGAGGCCGGAGTCGATAAGCAGCTCCGTCATCCCCATAATGCCGGTCATGGGCGTACGGATCTCGTGACTCATGTCGGCCAGAAAGGCGCTCTTCGCTTTCGTGGCCGCTTCGGCGGCCTCCTTGGCCTGTTGCAGTTCGCGATTGAGCCTCTCCAGTTCCTGCCCGCGCTGGTGCAGTTCCCGTTTCTGTCGGAAGATGTCGAGGAAAACCTCCACCTTGTTCAGAAGAATTTCGGGCTGCAGGGGCTTGACCATGTAGTCGACGGCGCCGCAGGAGTAGCCCTTGAAGACCTCGTGCTGCTGCGTGTAGGCGGCGGTGAGAAAAATGATCGGTATGTTGGAGAGGCACTGTTCCCCCCGCATCAGTTCCGCCAGTTCGTAGCCGTTCATCTCCGGCATGTTAACATCGAGCAGGGCCAGGGCGAACTCGTGGTTGAGGCAGGCCTTGAGGGCCTCGTTGCCGCTGTGAGACTTGATGGTAACGGCGCCGGTCCGCTCCAGAATCCTCTCCAGCGCCAGCAGATTTTCCTCCCGGTCGTCCACGATCAGAATGGCAGGTCTTTCCACGGCCATGCTCCTTCTCATTGTGCCAAGCTCAGTTCGGCGAGCTTTTCCGCAATCTCTTCCAGGTCCACCACCAAGGCCTGCGGCGCCGCCTGCAGGGCCGCCTCCGGCATGACCCGCCACTCCGCCGTGCGGGGCGACTGTACCATGACCAGGCCGCCGGCGGCGGCGATCTCTGCCAGACCCCGGGCGCCGTCGCCATTGGCGCCGGTCAGGACGATCCCGATCAGTGCCGGGCCGAAGGCGTCGGCAGCGCTGGCGAACAGCAGGTCGATGCTCGGCCGGGTGAAGTTGACCTTTTCATCCACCGACAGGGCCAGGGTGCCGTCTGTCTCCAGCAGCAGATGGTAGCCGGCCGGAGCGCAGTGGATCATGCCGGCGCTCAGGGGCATCTTGTCTTCCGCCTCCACCACCGGCAGACTGGCGTGCCGGCCGAGATACTCCACCCAGCCGAGCGGCTCCCCCGGGCTCTGATGGAGCACCACGACCACCGGTAGCGGCAGCGAAGCGGGGAGCGCCGAGACGATGGTGGTCACGGCATTGATGCCTCCGGCCGAGCCGCCGATGACCGCCGCGGCGAAACGGCGCGATCGCCCTTTCTCCGGCCGCTTCAAACGATCTTGCGGTAGACCTTCCACGTCGGCTCCAGTT harbors:
- a CDS encoding ATP-binding protein — encoded protein: MERPAILIVDDREENLLALERILERTGAVTIKSHSGNEALKACLNHEFALALLDVNMPEMNGYELAELMRGEQCLSNIPIIFLTAAYTQQHEVFKGYSCGAVDYMVKPLQPEILLNKVEVFLDIFRQKRELHQRGQELERLNRELQQAKEAAEAATKAKSAFLADMSHEIRTPMTGIMGMTELLIDSGLTWEQREYAEIVLRCGKNLLALINDSLDLAKIEAEHMRFEVVDFDLQETLNGVTTLLAHAAQEKGLGLFTLLAPEVPTVVCGDPGRLHQIVTNLAGNAIRFTERGEVRIGVRLEAEDETRVRLRFEIQDTGIGISEKHLADIFNPFVQAHSETGRKYGGTGLGLSICKKLVELFDGKIGAESTVGAGSTFWFTAVFEKAGSPAAGR
- a CDS encoding chemotaxis protein CheB, with translation MEGLPQDRLKRPEKGRSRRFAAAVIGGSAGGINAVTTIVSALPASLPLPVVVVLHQSPGEPLGWVEYLGRHASLPVVEAEDKMPLSAGMIHCAPAGYHLLLETDGTLALSVDEKVNFTRPSIDLLFASAADAFGPALIGIVLTGANGDGARGLAEIAAAGGLVMVQSPRTAEWRVMPEAALQAAPQALVVDLEEIAEKLAELSLAQ